Genomic segment of Salvia hispanica cultivar TCC Black 2014 chromosome 2, UniMelb_Shisp_WGS_1.0, whole genome shotgun sequence:
ATGACCTGTAATGATTACAGGTTTTCTTGTAATAAAACAGTAGATGCATTATAAGTTCTCGGATCGTTTTGTCAAAGAAAGATTGACCAAGTGGTCTCTTGAGGAGAACATTGCAGCCACATTTCAGATACAggtaacacacacacatacaggCATGCGCAAAACATAGACAATCTAAGGGTGCATGAAACACAAAGGTAAAAAGTTCTAGGAATCGTTAATCAACCTCTTCGTTAAAGACACCACCAACTCCAGATAAACCAAGAAGCACATGTGGCTTAACCTTTTTAATCTGCAGATGATTAGAATGCTAAAATTATAATCTCGATGCAATAAAATTCTGCTGGTGAaaggtaaaaataattaagagtgGTTATTCGGTATTCTAGCTAACAAGCCAGCAGTTCCTCTCTAGAAAATATAAGGGTTagagaattttaagaaaatacttaCCACTTCAAGCAGACTGGAACCCTCGCAAAGTCCAAATTCTTTAGTCTCGCCTTGAGATTTAGCAAACGGAGTAGCTGCAGGATCAAtgcattttctctcttttgttATGAGACCCTGCAAATGTACAGAGTGAAAATTCTAAGAGAAAGCAGAAACATCTAGACAAGACTTCAGATGAAGATATTCACTCTCCCATCTTTCTTTGTACTATTTCCCTATCCAGCAATGACTGCTTAGTCTACTTTACCAGtccattaaaaatttaatataacttttcACCCCCCAGAGACATTTGAACTTAGAGATTTGAGTTGGTACATCTTTGTcaagaaggaaaaaatgagGATCTGCATGTGGTCCGGCCATTCTAGAAACAGCCTGTAATGCCATCTTGAGAACACCAAGTCCTGCACTGCAATGTCAAGTTTGGAATAAGAAAATAGAGAAACAACTGCCAACAGACCATATACTTTTTCAGAACATTGTTTATAGACACATGATCCACTAAACCAAAGACCCTAAGCTACCTTCCAGCCCCAACCACAACGATTTTTTGGTTTGCAAAATCCGTCAAAGGTCGTCCTTGTGCTCTAACCGAACCAAGTAGCCCAGCCAAAGCAACACCAGCTGTTCCCTGTACTTTTTCGAGCCAGGCATAAGAACATCAGTTCAAGCTTCACTTTAAGAGACATCTTCTTTTAACCTACTGTTCTTGTGGTTATATAAAGTGGAGTAGTTTACCTGTACGTCATCATTGAACATGCAAAACCTCTTGCGGTAACGTTCTAGTGTCTCAAAAGCCCACTTCATTTGAAAATCCTCAAACTGTGTAGTTAGTTCCAATCATAAATTGTAAGTATGCATTTCTACCAGgatatctttaaaaaatttcagaaTAAAACGACCTGCACAATAGCCTTTGGCCAACGTGCATGAACAGCTTCCATTAACTCATCAACAATCGCCAAATATTCATCGCCTTCCAGCCTATGTTGTCTGAGCCCCAAATCTGTAAAAAATGTTCAggtaaactaaaataaaactataattacaaaattttcacttttcttGACGCATCAATTCCAAAAGTGAGTTAATTACTTGGAAGCATAGTAAGGAAATTAGATTTAGACGCAGAGCACATTGaagataaaattacttctggcaaaaaatatataattaaatgacaAAGAAAATATAAGTGAGCTTAACAAAAGTCAACTCACAAAGCCTGTCTGCAAGTAGCTTCTCATTGTTTGTGCCTACATCAAGCATAACTGGCAATATCTGAACagcaaatataaataagaaaaatgtaagACTCCTACGACAAAATAACAGCCAAAAATCATAAAGCATAGTCTCTGACACCATACTGTGAATGATATCATATTGTGGTTATTAAGTATATGCTGACTTCTGTAACATGAACCAAATATTTTTAGCTAAAAGGTACTGTCAAATCACAAATGCATATGCAGGTGGACACTAACTaacatatactataaaaaaggTTCCTGCGTAATGGATGCTCATTAAGGATTTGGTGTCTCTGCATATGTAATGATTACTTGATATAAACTACTATGTATGTGAACACCAAGTCTCCTCTCATCCATTTACATATGTAAACAAGAGGTATGTTGGACATACTCTTTGTGGATTGATACCAGCAGCGGCAACATACATGTCAAGTTTCCCAATTGGAATACCTATTCCCTGAACTCCAAGATCACCAAGACCAAGAATACGACTACCATCTGTCAGAACAATCATATCAACCTGCataaaaatcatgttaaaATTACTCTACTCAAAAATTATACAGGCAAGATTACGTTAAGTTTGACATGATACCTGCTGTGCAGGCCAATTATAGATCATCGACATCATCTCTCCCTTATCTTTGGCACTGAAATACATTCCACGTGGACGCCGAAACAACCCGGAATAGTTTTGACATACCAATCCTActgtaggagtatatatagtcGGAGCAAAATCCTTGATATTGTCTATCAGTACCTTCAAGGTTGAGTGAATACCAGCAAGTTAACTATTTGCCATACTTTTATCATCCATAGAAGCTGTGGGTCAGTAAACTTACTCGGTAGTACAGTGTTTCATTTCTGTCATGGAGTCTGTTCAAAATTCTCCATTTTGCAAGGGAAACAACATTATCTGGTTGACCTTGGGTATTTTTTTCCAGAGATCTATATGATTCCACTAATAATAccagaaagaagaaaagagaagTTTAAAAGTCAAAACCCCTATAACTAGTAGCAAACCTAACCAGAGATTACATGAAAAATTCAATCACCCCAAACTCCATACATGAACAAATAACACCTGCACAGACTCAACTTATACCAGAAAAACATAACTAAATTCAGCTACTAGATTGAGTAAAAGCCAATTCCTAGTGTTATCATGTACCCCAAACTATATGGTTGGAAAGGGTAATGcatatgtaaatattgtaatacTCCAAATTCTTTTGAATGGTGCTTAATTTAAGGTTGAAGGAACTTACTATgcacaaaaacaaaagttCGGGTAATATTCTCTACTAGACTATGTCCTAATCAGCTAATCTCCCTCTACAAATAAAAGAAGGTGTCCTAATTTAAAAGAGCAAAAACAACATCGGTTAATCTTTCATTTAGAAGCATTGGTTGGAGGCAACTGCAgtaacagaaaatgaaatgaagaaCAAGCAGTCCAAATGAATAACTATTTTACCAATTCAAAAGAGTCAAGACACAGAATTAGTGACTTACTGAAACGGTCATATTGCTGCTCAAATGATATCACTCGTGGTGGAAGCAGACCACGTAGTCCCAGTCTATCTCTTTCCGTCAACGGGAAACCTGTGTCCTGATTGTTTCGAATTTTAACAGTTACACCTTGTCAGCATTGTATGATTGAGCATGCTCCTAAACCA
This window contains:
- the LOC125205586 gene encoding NAD-dependent malic enzyme 59 kDa isoform, mitochondrial, with translation MWRVARSAASSLRQSRRRMSTAIPGPCIVHKRGADILHDPWFNKDTGFPLTERDRLGLRGLLPPRVISFEQQYDRFMESYRSLEKNTQGQPDNVVSLAKWRILNRLHDRNETLYYRVLIDNIKDFAPTIYTPTVGLVCQNYSGLFRRPRGMYFSAKDKGEMMSMIYNWPAQQVDMIVLTDGSRILGLGDLGVQGIGIPIGKLDMYVAAAGINPQRILPVMLDVGTNNEKLLADRLYLGLRQHRLEGDEYLAIVDELMEAVHARWPKAIVQFEDFQMKWAFETLERYRKRFCMFNDDVQGTAGVALAGLLGSVRAQGRPLTDFANQKIVVVGAGSAGLGVLKMALQAVSRMAGPHADPHFFLLDKDGLITKERKCIDPAATPFAKSQGETKEFGLCEGSSLLEVIKKVKPHVLLGLSGVGGVFNEEILRAMKDSDSTKPAIFAMSNPTANAECTAEEAFKHAGENIVFASGSPFNNVDLGNGKTGHVNQANNMYLFPGIGLGSLLCGARIITDDMLQAAAECLASYITDEEIQMGILYPSIDSIRDITAEVGAAVVRAAVAEGLADGRGEVGPKDLKYMSKEQTIKYVKENMWFPVYSPLVHEK